In a genomic window of Pseudoliparis swirei isolate HS2019 ecotype Mariana Trench chromosome 20, NWPU_hadal_v1, whole genome shotgun sequence:
- the sae1 gene encoding SUMO-activating enzyme subunit 1, giving the protein MTSSFSDRSAGQPWHLKQPHLELDGKGAIFAPRSPSAERSKMIDTIEKEDPVISEEEAAQYDRQIRLWGLDAQKRLRGSRVLLAGLGGLGAEVAKNLILAGVKGLTLLDHEKVSEESCRAQFLVPVTARGQNRAQASLERGQNLNPMVKVHADQDRVEDKPDDFFLQFDAVCLTGCSRDLMVRVDQLCSKHNIKVFCGDVYGYYGYMFCNLGKEHNFVEEKPKLVKPTGSVGPEAKKAKVDPNETVMVKKTASFCPLKEALEVDWTTEKAKAGMKKTPVDYFMLHVLLKFRTDKGRDPDPQSYPEDSQLLRQIRDDVLEALEVSADLLNDEFISYCFSEMSPVCAVVGGVLGQEVVKALSQRDPPHRNFFFFDGRKGNGVVDYFGPN; this is encoded by the exons atgacgtcatcgttcaGCGACCGTTCAGCGGGACAGCCGTGGCATTTGAAACAACCGCATCTGGAGCTGGACGGAAAAGGGGCTATTTTTGCACCGCGATCTCCTTCTGCAGAGAGATCCAAAATGATCGACACGATCGAGAAGGAGGACCCGGTCATCAGCGAGGAAGAGGCAGCCCAGTACGACCGTCAGATCCGTCTGTGGGGGCTAGATGCACAAAAGAG atTACGAGGGTCCCGCGTGCTCCTGGCAGGTTTAGGTGGTCTCGGGGCTGAAGTGGCCAAGAACTTAATTCTGGCTGGAGTTAAAGGACTCACTTTGCTggatcatgaaaag GTGTCGGAGGAGTCGTGTCGAGCCCAGTTCCTGGTTCCAGTGACGGCTCGGGGTCAGAATCGAGCCCAGGCCTCCCTGGAGCGCGGGCAGAACCTCAACCCGATGGTGAAGGTCCACGCAGACCAGGACCGAGTCGAAGACAAGCCAGATGACTTCTTCCTGCAATTCGATGCG GTGTGTCTGACAGGCTGCTCCAGAGACCTGATGGTGCGGGTCGACCAGCTCTGTTCCAAGCACAACATCAAAGTCTTCTGTGGGGACGTCTATGGTTACTATGGCTACATGTTCTGCAACCTCGGAAAAGAGCACAACTTCGTTGA ggaGAAACCCAAACTGGTGAAACCAACTGGAAGCGTCGGCCCAGAGGCGAAGAAGGCCAAAGTCGATCCCAACGAAACCGTCATGGTGAAAAAG ACGGCCAGTTTCTGCCCTCTGAAAGAAGCTCTGGAGGTCGACTGGACAACCGAGAAGGCCAAAGCCGGGATGAAGAAGACGCCAGTGGACTACTTCATGCTTCACG TTCTGTTGAAGTTTCGCACCGACAAAGGTCGTGACCCCGACCCGCAGTCCTACCCGGAGGACAGTCAGCTCCTGAGGCAGATCCGAGACGACGTCCTGGAGGCCTTGGAAGTGAGCGCCGACCTCCTGAATGATGAATTCATCAG CTACTGCTTCTCTGAGATGTCGCCGGTGTGCGCAGTCGTGGGAGGAGTTCTGGGACAGGAAGTTGTCAAG